A stretch of Leptospira perdikensis DNA encodes these proteins:
- a CDS encoding SAM-dependent methyltransferase, translating into MEKSQNQSLLQDTIDSKLFTELKNKSITDQFPIYRKIFFKAMSSMKRGSLRMILPDGEQVVIGDPDSLFDSKFHSALVHVKDPVFFKKSVLYGDIGFSESYLTGDWETDSIENVISWFILNVDDSPNMSGAKKKLFHLDLFNLGNKFLHFLRKNTLTGSKKNIVEHYDLGNRFYKLFLDPTMTYSSAYFEALEDTLEEAQTKKVDKLCQKLKLNPADHLLEIGSGWGFLSIHAAKNYGCRVTTVTLSEEQYSFAKEKIEKEGLSDKIEIRIQDYRKLEGQFTKIVSVEMLEAVGDAFYETFFQKCQDLLTKDGIMALQVITCPDSRFTSFKKGIDFIQKHIFPGSLLPSIGRMNQAINRTGDMYLFHLEDLGLSYAKTLRFWLKSFEENILEVRNQGYSETFIRKWRYYLAYCAAAFQMRNISVVQSVYVRPNNLNI; encoded by the coding sequence TTGGAAAAATCACAGAACCAGTCCCTCTTACAAGACACGATTGATTCAAAACTTTTTACCGAATTAAAGAACAAGTCTATCACAGATCAGTTTCCTATTTATAGGAAAATTTTTTTTAAAGCAATGAGTTCCATGAAAAGAGGATCCTTACGAATGATCCTTCCTGATGGAGAACAAGTGGTCATCGGTGATCCCGATTCTTTGTTCGACTCAAAATTTCACTCAGCTCTCGTTCATGTGAAGGATCCGGTTTTTTTCAAAAAATCAGTGTTATATGGTGACATTGGGTTTTCGGAATCTTATTTAACTGGAGATTGGGAAACCGATTCAATTGAAAATGTAATCTCGTGGTTTATTTTGAATGTGGATGATAGTCCGAATATGTCGGGTGCCAAAAAGAAATTATTCCATTTGGATTTATTCAATTTAGGTAATAAATTCCTGCATTTTTTGAGAAAGAACACCTTAACCGGCAGTAAAAAAAATATTGTAGAACATTATGATTTGGGGAATCGATTTTATAAATTATTTTTAGATCCAACGATGACTTATAGTTCTGCTTATTTCGAAGCACTTGAAGATACATTAGAAGAGGCACAAACTAAGAAGGTAGATAAACTCTGTCAAAAGTTGAAGTTAAATCCAGCCGATCATCTTTTGGAAATTGGAAGTGGGTGGGGATTTTTGTCGATCCATGCTGCAAAAAATTATGGATGCCGTGTTACTACTGTGACCCTTTCCGAAGAACAATATAGTTTTGCTAAAGAAAAAATCGAGAAGGAAGGACTTAGTGATAAAATCGAAATTCGCATTCAGGATTATCGAAAGTTAGAAGGACAATTTACAAAAATTGTTTCTGTAGAAATGTTAGAGGCGGTAGGAGATGCATTTTACGAAACCTTCTTTCAAAAGTGCCAAGACCTTCTCACAAAGGATGGGATTATGGCTCTTCAAGTCATCACTTGCCCTGATTCCCGGTTTACTTCGTTCAAAAAGGGAATCGATTTCATTCAGAAACATATTTTCCCGGGTTCTTTACTCCCTTCAATTGGGCGAATGAACCAAGCCATCAACCGTACAGGTGACATGTATCTTTTCCATCTGGAAGATCTGGGTCTTAGTTATGCGAAGACTTTACGGTTTTGGCTAAAGAGTTTTGAAGAAAACATCCTTGAGGTAAGAAACCAGGGTTATAGTGAAACTTTTATCAGAAAGTGGAGATATTATTTAGCTTATTGTGCGGCAGCGTTTCAAATGAGAAATATCAGTGTAGTTCAATCTGTTTATGTTAGGCCAAACAATCTGAATATCTAA
- a CDS encoding peptidase MA family protein, whose protein sequence is MHLKRLILFPILFITSFTSDCNLLNPQIEKNNNLLLLLGAYSLYGASCVNGPDIWARDLTTSSSVCVAVDLVSSGTNVEVYKERSLFVNYDLVKFARDFDTITYPILISTFGAPSDVDGDGKVKILVMDIRDGATANSAYVAGYYDPVNYFPDNIFSRVRSNYAEVLYLDGKELIAAVNYDPNAFASTAAHEFQHLLRYPRMRNANQTDELWINEGTSEVSSDIAGYGPQNSRMDCYSGVNDSRCNDGINGVSLIDWDSSNSDILKQYSYAYVFMRYLYDISGTTNTQRQTFFRETVIGASGTRANSTGNLITLFRTAAPNFDSSLLGSQNSDVFFRIFTLLSAQSFGLANLTAVEQVTSDATAPTTINLSAALTRYPFSANFTRIITNPVAPTTAKTSIKQGSTNFYNTGTPSISAGSSRKNYGRVTTGTTKGIFFWADAPSGLTTNLKYVQTDNEGTVPSIPQKPRSLKSVIESSTGPIPICGIEFTDDSVRTSESIPIE, encoded by the coding sequence ATGCATTTGAAACGACTGATCCTTTTTCCTATTCTTTTCATAACATCATTCACGTCTGATTGCAATCTCCTAAATCCACAAATAGAAAAAAATAACAACCTGCTCCTACTCCTGGGTGCGTATTCTTTATATGGAGCCAGTTGTGTGAATGGTCCAGATATCTGGGCAAGGGATCTAACAACATCAAGTAGTGTTTGTGTAGCGGTAGATTTAGTAAGTTCTGGGACCAACGTAGAAGTTTATAAAGAAAGATCGTTATTCGTTAATTACGATTTAGTTAAGTTTGCTCGTGATTTTGATACAATTACTTATCCTATATTGATATCTACATTTGGGGCACCGAGTGATGTGGATGGTGACGGTAAAGTAAAAATTCTCGTCATGGACATTCGAGATGGTGCAACAGCAAACAGTGCTTATGTGGCTGGATACTACGACCCAGTGAACTACTTCCCAGACAATATATTCTCACGGGTTCGTTCCAATTACGCAGAAGTTTTATATTTAGATGGGAAAGAACTGATAGCAGCAGTTAATTATGATCCCAATGCGTTTGCTTCCACTGCAGCCCATGAATTCCAACATCTATTACGGTATCCCAGAATGAGGAATGCAAACCAAACCGACGAACTTTGGATCAACGAAGGTACAAGCGAAGTGTCAAGTGACATTGCAGGATATGGACCCCAAAATAGTCGAATGGATTGTTATTCGGGAGTCAATGATTCGCGTTGTAATGATGGGATCAATGGGGTCTCACTAATCGACTGGGATAGTTCTAATTCTGATATCTTAAAACAATATTCCTATGCCTATGTCTTTATGCGTTATCTCTATGATATCTCTGGAACCACCAATACACAAAGACAAACCTTCTTTCGAGAAACTGTCATTGGGGCATCTGGGACAAGGGCAAATTCGACAGGGAACCTAATCACCTTGTTTAGAACTGCTGCTCCCAATTTCGATTCTTCATTACTCGGTTCACAAAACTCTGATGTATTCTTTCGCATCTTTACTTTACTCAGTGCTCAAAGTTTTGGACTAGCCAATCTTACTGCCGTAGAACAAGTGACAAGTGATGCTACCGCACCGACAACAATCAACCTCAGTGCGGCCCTAACCAGATATCCTTTTTCCGCAAATTTTACTAGGATCATCACAAATCCAGTCGCACCCACGACAGCAAAAACTTCCATCAAACAAGGATCCACAAACTTCTATAATACGGGAACACCTTCCATTTCTGCTGGTTCATCTAGAAAAAACTATGGACGGGTTACTACAGGAACAACTAAAGGAATTTTCTTTTGGGCGGATGCCCCTTCCGGGTTGACTACAAATTTAAAATATGTGCAAACGGACAATGAGGGAACGGTTCCTTCCATTCCACAAAAACCTCGTTCCCTCAAATCAGTGATTGAATCCTCCACTGGGCCTATACCCATTTGTGGAATCGAATTTACAGACGATTCGGTTCGTACTTCCGAAAGTATTCCAATAGAATAG
- a CDS encoding NAD(P)/FAD-dependent oxidoreductase, with the protein MKETLAIVGTGIAGLGSAYFLKNDFDLTIFDSADYIGGHTNTVMVEEDGVSIPIDTGFIVFNHVTYPNLLRLFQTLNVPTKKSDMSFSVQHDPTKLEFCGSGLTGLFAQKKNLFRPRYLKMLLEIDRFNKSAPKILEDPKYDTWNLGQYMETFGFGKDILNFYLIPMSSAVWSTPPDLMLEFPAKSLIRFFYNHGFLGLNTQHQWYTVDGGSHEYIKRIIPPIKDLIRLNTPVKQVNRTTDGKVELVFGENKKQVFDKVLLATHGHISAKLLGNPTKLENELLPLYKYQHNTATLHTDASDMPKISSCWSSWNYKIVEGEMGKQDPYTIYWMNRLQNVSKKQNYFVTINDPGRVEKDKIIKKIDYEHPLFSVEASLGQSRLFELNQNGPIYYAGAYFRYGFHEDGFLSAVNVSRSILKRDPWT; encoded by the coding sequence GTGAAAGAAACATTAGCTATTGTTGGTACGGGAATCGCTGGTCTCGGTTCTGCGTACTTTTTAAAAAATGATTTTGATTTAACCATATTTGACAGTGCCGATTATATAGGTGGTCATACGAATACTGTTATGGTAGAAGAGGATGGAGTTTCCATTCCGATTGATACCGGGTTCATTGTGTTCAATCATGTCACCTATCCAAACTTACTTAGACTATTCCAAACACTAAATGTTCCGACAAAAAAATCGGATATGTCTTTTAGTGTCCAACATGATCCCACCAAATTAGAGTTTTGTGGTTCAGGCCTAACCGGATTATTTGCCCAGAAAAAGAATCTTTTCCGCCCTCGATATTTGAAGATGTTACTTGAGATAGACAGGTTTAACAAGTCGGCACCAAAGATTTTAGAAGATCCTAAGTATGATACTTGGAATTTGGGTCAGTACATGGAAACCTTCGGATTTGGGAAAGACATCCTCAACTTCTATTTAATTCCTATGAGTTCAGCAGTTTGGTCTACTCCTCCTGATCTTATGTTGGAGTTCCCCGCTAAGTCACTCATTCGTTTTTTTTATAACCATGGATTTTTGGGTCTGAATACCCAACACCAATGGTATACCGTGGACGGTGGATCTCATGAGTATATAAAACGAATCATTCCACCCATTAAAGATCTCATTCGTTTGAACACTCCTGTGAAACAAGTGAACAGAACTACGGATGGAAAGGTAGAACTTGTGTTTGGTGAGAATAAAAAGCAAGTTTTTGATAAAGTTTTACTTGCCACCCATGGCCATATTTCTGCGAAATTACTAGGAAATCCTACGAAATTAGAGAATGAACTTCTTCCCCTTTACAAATACCAACACAATACTGCCACTCTCCATACGGATGCGAGTGATATGCCAAAAATTTCCTCATGTTGGTCGAGTTGGAATTATAAAATTGTAGAAGGGGAGATGGGAAAACAAGATCCGTATACCATCTATTGGATGAACCGTTTGCAAAATGTTTCTAAAAAACAAAATTATTTTGTAACGATCAACGACCCAGGACGTGTTGAGAAAGATAAAATTATCAAAAAAATCGATTATGAACATCCGCTATTTTCTGTAGAAGCCTCTCTTGGTCAAAGTCGCCTTTTTGAGTTGAATCAAAATGGCCCTATTTATTATGCCGGTGCTTATTTTCGGTATGGATTTCACGAAGATGGATTTTTGTCCGCAGTGAATGTCTCTCGGAGTATTTTAAAAAGGGATCCATGGACTTAA
- a CDS encoding DUF1365 domain-containing protein, with the protein MYAADVFHARTAPKPNKFQYKIFNFYLDLSEIDQLSHKSFWFSRNRWNLFSFYDKDHIQFGKENVYENIKAFLEASGVTNIGKIFLLTNLRILGYGFNPVSFYFCYDKAGEPLVSIAEVGNTFGEIKPYLGYFKKTKGTIADPEVYIREQKNFYVSPFIPLDSEFEFRLNVPKEELQIGVDSFENGKRILVTSFLGKKIPFQSKYLLKLFARFPFITVKIITLIHWQAFKLWVKKIPYISKHQNLEKQTGVPLGKITEPVPLTRHD; encoded by the coding sequence ATGTATGCGGCGGATGTATTTCATGCCCGGACCGCCCCAAAACCAAACAAGTTCCAATACAAAATATTCAATTTTTATTTGGACCTTTCCGAAATAGACCAGTTGTCCCACAAAAGTTTTTGGTTTTCCAGAAACCGATGGAATCTTTTTTCCTTTTATGACAAAGACCATATCCAGTTTGGAAAAGAGAACGTTTATGAAAATATAAAGGCCTTTCTCGAAGCCTCTGGGGTCACAAACATTGGAAAGATATTTCTTCTAACCAACCTTCGTATCCTTGGTTATGGGTTTAATCCCGTCAGTTTTTATTTTTGTTATGATAAGGCAGGGGAGCCCCTAGTATCCATTGCGGAAGTCGGGAATACGTTTGGCGAAATCAAACCCTATCTTGGATACTTTAAGAAGACAAAAGGAACGATTGCTGATCCTGAAGTGTACATTAGAGAACAGAAGAATTTTTATGTCTCACCTTTCATTCCTTTAGATTCCGAATTTGAGTTTCGATTGAATGTACCGAAAGAAGAATTACAGATTGGTGTCGACTCTTTCGAAAATGGAAAACGAATTTTAGTTACTTCCTTTCTTGGAAAAAAAATTCCATTCCAATCAAAATACTTATTAAAACTTTTTGCCCGATTCCCATTTATCACCGTCAAAATAATAACATTGATTCATTGGCAGGCGTTCAAGTTATGGGTCAAAAAAATTCCATACATTTCGAAACACCAAAACTTAGAGAAACAAACAGGAGTTCCCCTTGGAAAAATCACAGAACCAGTCCCTCTTACAAGACACGATTGA
- a CDS encoding DUF1574 domain-containing protein, with protein MLKARFLFYPVILLLFLFVVDSIFRIPYIQTITKIDLTAVNYKAKSDFLEKLLTEKPGVHSPKVKKIMLILGSSRLLYFDHDELVSFYPDWDVYNLSSAVTTPAYYDFQLTKILDAGIKPDLVVMETDPNQFNQNSVFKSSNLTYSFDLSYVLSNLGLFGKDHASFYLGRKLFAVGTYKPYIDQMWKNYKNPYLDNAIGMHQATYDYILTHNGNGLSPIDNYMEKDSNSLQMTSHRTLDWLFASYVRSPMQFGFYEKILDRLQAEKIKTVIVWPLSSPDFEALMEKEALVKTWEKEIDTLTSSKNFSILKLKNDPSYTCNAFADGGHVAKDCYRSLMRSILLEYFRKYEPNRL; from the coding sequence ATGCTCAAGGCACGGTTTCTTTTTTACCCGGTTATCCTTTTACTGTTTTTGTTTGTTGTTGATTCTATATTTAGAATTCCCTACATTCAGACAATTACTAAGATTGACTTAACGGCTGTTAATTATAAAGCCAAGTCGGATTTTTTAGAAAAACTCCTTACTGAAAAACCGGGAGTTCATTCTCCCAAAGTCAAAAAAATCATGCTCATTTTGGGTTCGTCGCGGTTACTTTATTTTGATCATGATGAATTGGTTTCTTTTTATCCGGATTGGGATGTTTACAACCTTTCTTCCGCGGTAACCACACCTGCTTATTATGACTTTCAGCTAACAAAGATTTTGGATGCGGGCATTAAACCAGATCTCGTTGTTATGGAAACCGATCCAAATCAGTTCAACCAAAACTCAGTATTCAAAAGTTCAAACCTAACTTATAGTTTCGATTTATCCTATGTTCTTTCTAATTTGGGTTTGTTTGGAAAAGACCATGCCTCTTTTTATCTGGGTCGTAAACTTTTTGCAGTGGGAACTTATAAACCCTATATAGACCAAATGTGGAAAAATTATAAAAATCCGTATTTGGATAACGCTATTGGAATGCATCAGGCAACTTATGATTATATCCTGACTCATAATGGAAATGGACTTTCTCCTATAGACAATTATATGGAAAAGGATTCCAATTCTTTACAAATGACAAGCCATAGAACTCTGGATTGGTTATTTGCATCTTACGTTCGTAGTCCCATGCAATTTGGTTTTTATGAAAAAATATTAGACCGATTGCAGGCAGAAAAAATCAAAACGGTGATTGTTTGGCCACTTTCTTCTCCTGACTTTGAAGCTCTAATGGAAAAAGAGGCTCTGGTGAAAACTTGGGAAAAGGAAATCGATACACTCACATCCAGTAAAAATTTCTCAATTCTGAAACTGAAGAACGATCCGTCTTATACCTGTAATGCGTTTGCAGATGGAGGGCACGTAGCAAAGGATTGTTATCGTAGTCTAATGCGTTCTATTCTATTGGAATACTTTCGGAAGTACGAACCGAATCGTCTGTAA
- a CDS encoding nucleotidyltransferase family protein — MKKIRIGVIAAAGKGTRAYPRTSFIPKPLFVIEGKSILHRNVELMVKTFGIEKIYVLVGHLKEQIISEIDHIRLALPKVVIEPVDWTQKGLASDVASLERTIHEPFLTILGDEFYYRTDHDHFLKVLKKHPNMAASIGIVKTSLLSRIRKNYSVVLENDKILNLVEKPENPPNELLGLGSYFFTPDYFEFFKKTPTSTKSGVVEITDVIDKMAKESKGGVYATTLSCEYFNINSMQDYYHAVYEVRNDLFHKFKTSLVIPTNNNERSITDVIVDFKDKFNEIIVIDNESTDETLALSKKEKVKTYTFPGDGDPTRLGEQVRRGIEYTTGDIIVVVSPDGSFRSKDFPKLLEYMKDSDMVIGTRTTRQMIEQGSNLKPLYRLVNLLMGKLVEVFWWGQEPRFTDVDCQFFSVWRESYERVKPQLYTQDRKFIVELMIDIVRSHMRCIEIPVSYFKPVGQVEYRLRDMISDVIHIVKLILSKKFYLGEDRDGE, encoded by the coding sequence TTGAAAAAGATTAGAATTGGGGTCATTGCAGCTGCCGGAAAAGGAACCCGAGCATATCCCCGAACCAGTTTCATTCCAAAACCTCTCTTCGTCATCGAAGGAAAGTCCATCCTCCACCGTAATGTGGAACTGATGGTAAAAACCTTTGGAATTGAAAAGATCTATGTTTTGGTAGGCCATCTCAAAGAACAAATCATCTCGGAAATTGACCACATTCGTTTGGCATTGCCGAAAGTAGTGATCGAACCTGTCGATTGGACTCAAAAAGGATTGGCTTCGGACGTAGCCAGTCTCGAAAGAACCATCCACGAACCATTTCTCACCATTCTCGGGGATGAGTTTTATTACCGCACAGACCACGATCATTTTCTAAAAGTTTTAAAAAAACATCCCAATATGGCAGCATCGATTGGGATTGTAAAAACATCTTTACTTTCAAGAATTCGAAAGAACTATTCTGTTGTATTAGAGAATGATAAAATACTAAATTTGGTTGAAAAACCTGAAAACCCTCCCAATGAACTTCTAGGGTTGGGTAGCTATTTTTTTACCCCTGATTACTTTGAGTTTTTCAAAAAAACTCCAACTTCGACTAAGTCTGGTGTTGTGGAGATCACAGATGTTATCGATAAGATGGCCAAAGAATCAAAAGGTGGGGTATATGCAACAACCCTTAGTTGCGAATATTTCAATATCAACTCGATGCAAGATTATTATCATGCAGTGTATGAAGTAAGAAATGATTTATTTCATAAATTTAAAACAAGTTTAGTCATACCAACAAACAATAACGAAAGATCCATCACTGATGTGATTGTTGATTTCAAAGATAAATTTAATGAAATTATAGTTATCGATAACGAATCAACAGACGAAACTTTGGCACTCAGTAAAAAGGAAAAAGTTAAAACTTATACCTTCCCTGGTGATGGGGATCCTACAAGACTTGGGGAACAAGTGAGAAGGGGAATTGAATACACAACCGGCGATATCATTGTTGTTGTTTCTCCTGACGGATCTTTTCGTTCCAAAGATTTCCCTAAATTACTAGAGTATATGAAAGACTCTGATATGGTGATTGGTACTCGCACCACAAGACAGATGATCGAACAAGGTTCCAATCTCAAACCTCTTTATCGTTTAGTGAACTTACTGATGGGAAAATTGGTCGAAGTATTTTGGTGGGGACAAGAACCACGATTTACTGATGTGGATTGTCAATTTTTTTCTGTTTGGCGTGAGTCTTACGAGCGAGTCAAACCACAGTTATATACTCAGGATCGTAAGTTCATTGTCGAACTGATGATCGACATTGTTAGATCTCATATGCGTTGTATTGAAATTCCTGTTTCTTACTTCAAACCTGTAGGACAGGTGGAATACCGATTGCGAGATATGATTTCGGATGTAATTCACATAGTGAAATTGATTTTATCTAAAAAGTTTTACCTAGGAGAAGATCGCGATGGCGAATAA
- a CDS encoding SRPBCC family protein, translating into MRETKSVFTFDEPIERLWSGVTVYEVLVHWLADEVKGRPKVGGDFSWTWKLGLEGDFTTHGTYKKIEPLKELVMEWKDHPADPSGAIFLQLLFESKGGDKSQLTIINGGFPDGDGSDVWIEGAKEAWDGQAIHLKDFLKQNPDITKFFKKS; encoded by the coding sequence ATGAGAGAAACGAAGTCTGTATTTACCTTTGATGAACCAATAGAACGATTGTGGTCGGGAGTTACCGTCTATGAAGTGTTAGTACATTGGTTGGCGGACGAGGTAAAAGGAAGACCGAAGGTAGGTGGTGACTTCTCTTGGACATGGAAATTAGGACTAGAGGGTGATTTTACCACTCATGGTACCTACAAAAAGATAGAACCACTGAAAGAATTGGTTATGGAGTGGAAAGACCATCCAGCAGATCCAAGTGGTGCCATTTTTTTACAATTATTATTTGAATCCAAAGGTGGGGACAAATCTCAGCTAACAATCATTAATGGTGGATTCCCTGACGGAGATGGTTCTGATGTTTGGATTGAAGGAGCCAAAGAAGCTTGGGATGGGCAAGCCATTCACTTAAAAGACTTTCTAAAACAAAATCCAGATATCACTAAATTTTTTAAAAAATCTTGA
- a CDS encoding PLU-1-like domain protein, whose translation MEYPELEPYFQKLTDITDRIAMMNNHFDATPEIDIPQLSEFYNDIQSKDWENTDREYYELFTSYFTFHVKTVEEIIQEAREILNPENREYVKKLVSHVRNSDDWFVNLKKKRKLARIQVA comes from the coding sequence ATGGAATATCCTGAATTGGAACCGTATTTCCAGAAATTAACTGATATAACAGACCGTATCGCTATGATGAACAATCATTTTGATGCGACACCTGAGATCGACATACCACAGTTATCTGAGTTTTACAATGACATTCAGTCAAAGGACTGGGAGAATACAGACAGAGAGTATTACGAGCTCTTTACTAGTTATTTTACCTTTCATGTGAAGACTGTAGAAGAAATCATTCAAGAAGCACGTGAGATTTTGAATCCGGAAAATCGGGAATACGTGAAAAAGTTAGTAAGCCATGTCCGTAACTCGGATGATTGGTTTGTAAATCTAAAAAAGAAACGCAAACTAGCTCGTATCCAAGTCGCTTAA